One window of the Cryptomeria japonica chromosome 7, Sugi_1.0, whole genome shotgun sequence genome contains the following:
- the LOC131856968 gene encoding putative B3 domain-containing protein Os03g0621600, translating to MLGAFTERLSIPPAFDSQFIYEREEHMVLQGPSGQEWDVQLLGTNTTLEFRHGWENFVHYHGLKLGDFVVFKYISKLCLKVQIFEKSGCEKDISAQKTNIDLDERCPDQPMLLIYLVCDEEKNDTAEPAPENRRRKKKRKSKLTGHSSKKYGHLLSSQKHMAMEIAAPFKSDKPFYKKVMKSWNVNDPHMLVRSNSLLLFGYIYFSIPWK from the exons atgcttggaGCCTTTACAGAAAGACTG AGCATTCCGCCTGCATTTGATTCACAGTTTATATATGAGAGGGAGGAACATATGGTGTTGCAAGGCCCAAGTGGGCAGGAGTGGGATGTTCAATTATTGGGTACAAACACTACCCTGGAATTCCGACATGGGTGGGAAAATTTTGTGCATTATCATGGACTGAAACTGGGAGATTTTGTTGTGTTCAAGTACATATCTAAGCTGTGCTTGAAGGTTCAGATATTTGAAAAAAGTGGATGTGAGAAAGATATCAGTGCTCAGAAAACCAACATTGATTTAGATGAGAGATGCCCTGATCAACCAATGTTGTTGATTTATTTGGTTTGTGATGAGGAAAAGAATGATACAGCTGAACCAGCTCCTGAAAATCgaaggaggaagaagaaaaggaaatctAAGCTTACAG GCCATTCATCCAAGAAATATGGGCACCTTTTATCCTCTCAAAAGCACATGGCAATGGAGATTGCTGCTCCTTTCAAGTCAGATAAACCCTTCTAtaaaaaggttatgaaatcatggaATGTAAATGACCCACACATGCTAGTGAGATCaaattctcttcttctttttggttaTATATATTTTAGCATTCCATGGAAATAG